Proteins from a single region of Hordeum vulgare subsp. vulgare chromosome 6H, MorexV3_pseudomolecules_assembly, whole genome shotgun sequence:
- the LOC123404006 gene encoding F-box/kelch-repeat protein OR23 has product MASPSSPSRRLAGSLVLRPGAEGSLIPGLPDDVAAVILCLLTFPDQSRLRATSRAWRLLLSAATLLPLRRSLRLPSRHLVCLFPTDPSLASPILLDPAAPTAWWPLPPIPCSPQLYGLANFAAIAVGSHLYVLGGSHFDARSYPLGHPLPSAAAYRLDLALSRHRWERLPDMHIPRGSFACAPAPGGGVVVAGGGSRHPTLPSSGSRTSSTEWYDAATRTWHMATAMPRERAGCVGFVAHGAGGVGEDEFWVMGGYDRYTTVGGVVPNDLYCRDAMALGLWSGKWREIGDMWVDGERRRLGPVAAISAEDGRVTDVFMLDGDDIFRYDFASNGWSKEVTLGRKIPETELCGFVSLNGELHVLKSAKLPAETFHPRRQLKKRLALEFQVYNPLARKWRVFTTYPPVSVPIDFRTAALCTVEL; this is encoded by the exons ATGGCCTCGCCGTCGTCCCCTAGCCGCCGGCTCGCCGGATCCCTAGTCCTGCGGCCAGGCGCGGAGGGGTCTCTGATCCCGGGGCTCCCGGACGACGTCGCGGCCGTCATCCTCTGCCTGCTCACGTTCCCCGATCAGTCCCGCCTCCGCGCCACCTCCCGCGCGTGGcggctcctcctctccgccgcgaCGCTTCTCCCGCTCCGCCGCAGCCTCCGCCTACCTTCCCGACACCTCGTATGCCTTTTCCCCACCGACCCATCCCTCGCATCTCCCATCCTTCTCGACCCCGCTGCCCCCACCGCCTGGTGGCCGCTCCCGCCGATCCCCTGCTCGCCGCAGCTATACGGCCTCGCCAATTTCGCCGCAATCGCTGTCGGGAGCCACCTCTACGTCCTCGGCGGTTCTCACTTCGACGCCCGGAGTTATCCCCTTGGCCACCCCttaccctccgccgccgcctaccGACTCGACCTCGCTCTCTCTCGCCACCGCTGGGAGCGCCTCCCGGACATGCACATCCCTCGCGGGAGCTTCGCCTGCGCTCCCGCGCCCGGCGGCGGGGTCGTCGTCGCCGGCGGCGGGTCCAGGCACCCGACGCTCCCCTCCTCTGGCAGCCGCACAAGCAGCACCGAGTGGTACGACGCCGCCACGCGTACGTGGCATATGGCCACGGCGATGCCCCGGGAGAGGGCCGGGTGCGTGGGATTCGTGGCGCACGGGGCAGGGGGTGTGGGAGAGGATGAATTCTGGGTGATGGGAGGGTACGACAGGTATACCACAGTGGGGGGAGTGGTGCCCAATGACCTGTACTGCCGGGACGCCATGGCGCTCGGACTGTGGAGCGGGAAGTGGAGGGAGATTGgggatatgtgggtggacggggAGAGACGTCGACTCGGGCCGGTGGCCGCCATCTCTGCAGAGGATGGGAGGGTTACAGATGTGTTCATGCTCGACGGAGACGATATCTTCAG GTATGACTTTGCTTCAAACGGGTGGTCGAAGGAGGTTACTTTGGGGAGAAAGATCCCAGAGACTGAGTTGTGTGGCTTCGTATCATTGAACGGTGAACTGCATGTGCTTAAATCTGCCAAACTTCCTGCCGAAACATTCCATCCTCGGAGGCAGTTAAAGAAGAGGCTGGCTTTGGAGTTTCAGGTCTATAACCCGCTGGCAAGGAAATGGAGAGTGTTCACCACATATCCCCCCGTCAGCGTACCCATCGATTTCAGAACTGCAGCTCTTTGTACAGTTGAGTTGTAG